A single window of Anaerolineae bacterium DNA harbors:
- the murC gene encoding UDP-N-acetylmuramate--L-alanine ligase: MYHKKYHMHFVGIGGIGMSGIAELLLNLGYKVSGSDVKLSSITERLERLGCTVFKGHSREQIRGANVVVTSSAIEPGNPEVVGAGEMSIPVIPRAEMLAELMRLKYSIAVAGTHGKTTTTSIIASILDKGGLDPTVVIGGKLKSIGTNVLLGHGDFIVAEADESDGSFLKMSPAIAVVTNIDKEHLDFYKDLNAIKEVFLRFIDRVPFYGLVVLCLDNEPIQGLIPKIKKRFVTYGMSAQADFQATHVSFEGLKSRFSIYHHGLLLGEIVLNLPGSHNIYNSMASIAVGIELDIPFKKIKYALETIEGVHRRLEVKGEIKGITVVDDYGHHPTEIKATLQAVKTCWPDRRKVVVFQPHRYTRTKALFDDFTRAFYQADKLILLPIYPAGEEKITGVDSLLLCEGIKAHGHRDAIYADSVSESVFYLKETLRQGDILLTLGAGDVWKAGEEILEELKATSNA; the protein is encoded by the coding sequence ATGTATCATAAGAAATATCACATGCACTTTGTTGGAATCGGCGGCATAGGGATGAGCGGTATTGCCGAACTACTTCTTAATCTTGGATACAAGGTTTCAGGGTCTGATGTAAAATTGTCATCCATTACCGAGCGCCTGGAAAGGCTGGGATGCACTGTATTTAAAGGGCATTCCAGGGAGCAGATCAGAGGAGCCAATGTTGTGGTAACATCGTCGGCAATCGAGCCTGGAAATCCGGAAGTTGTCGGGGCCGGAGAAATGTCGATTCCCGTGATACCAAGGGCTGAGATGCTTGCCGAGCTTATGCGTTTAAAATACAGCATTGCAGTCGCGGGAACGCACGGCAAGACAACGACCACCTCAATAATTGCAAGTATTCTTGATAAAGGGGGGTTGGACCCGACAGTCGTTATCGGAGGAAAACTGAAAAGCATCGGCACAAATGTGCTTCTGGGCCATGGAGACTTTATTGTGGCTGAGGCTGATGAAAGCGATGGTTCATTTCTAAAAATGTCTCCTGCAATAGCAGTAGTGACAAATATAGACAAGGAACACCTTGATTTTTACAAGGACCTGAACGCCATAAAGGAGGTTTTTTTAAGATTTATAGATCGAGTCCCTTTTTACGGTCTTGTTGTCCTTTGTCTTGATAACGAGCCAATACAGGGCTTGATCCCGAAAATAAAGAAAAGATTCGTCACATACGGGATGAGTGCGCAAGCCGATTTTCAGGCTACTCATGTATCATTTGAAGGTCTTAAAAGCAGATTCAGTATTTATCATCATGGCTTGTTGCTTGGTGAAATAGTATTGAATCTGCCTGGATCTCATAACATCTATAATTCCATGGCAAGTATTGCGGTTGGGATTGAACTGGATATTCCGTTTAAAAAAATTAAATATGCTCTTGAAACTATTGAAGGGGTTCACCGCAGGCTTGAAGTCAAGGGGGAGATAAAGGGGATTACAGTCGTGGATGACTATGGCCACCATCCTACTGAAATCAAGGCAACGCTGCAGGCGGTTAAGACATGCTGGCCGGACAGACGCAAGGTGGTGGTATTTCAACCGCACCGCTATACAAGGACCAAAGCTCTTTTTGATGATTTTACGCGCGCTTTTTACCAGGCTGACAAACTTATACTTCTTCCCATATATCCTGCTGGAGAAGAAAAGATAACAGGGGTTGACAGCCTGTTGTTATGTGAGGGGATCAAGGCCCATGGCCACAGAGATGCCATATATGCAGACAGTGTTTCCGAATCTGTCTTTTATTTAAAAGAAACATTAAGGCAAGGGGATATTCTGCTTACTCTTGGCGCAGGGGATGTATGGAAAGCAGGGGAAGAAATACTTGAAGAGCTGAAAGCAACTAGTAATGCTTAA
- a CDS encoding four helix bundle protein — translation MGTSFEDLEVREKSCRLSVRLYKLLRNCRDYGMKDQILRSSISIPSNIAEGSERKSIPDFQRFINIAKKSAVDLRAQIYISRELNIFSDLDAKELIQDLKSIYKTLQSLHGSLKKQCEL, via the coding sequence ATGGGAACATCTTTTGAAGATTTAGAAGTTCGGGAAAAATCTTGCAGGTTGTCGGTACGTCTTTATAAATTATTAAGAAATTGCCGTGATTATGGAATGAAAGATCAAATATTGCGCTCATCTATATCTATTCCATCAAATATTGCGGAAGGAAGCGAAAGAAAGAGTATTCCGGATTTTCAAAGGTTTATAAATATTGCAAAAAAATCGGCCGTGGATCTGAGAGCACAGATTTATATTTCACGAGAGCTTAATATATTTTCTGATTTAGATGCAAAGGAATTAATTCAAGACTTGAAATCAATATACAAAACGCTTCAATCCTTGCATGGTTCATTGAAAAAACAGTGTGAACTGTGA
- the ftsA gene encoding cell division protein FtsA — protein MEGQGKIIVGLDIGTTKICAVVGELSGDKISIIGIGTHPSIGLRKGVVVNIESTVESIKKAVEEAELMAGCEISSVYAGIAGGHITGFNSRGIVAIKGSEITKQDVERVIDAARAVAIPMDREVIHVLPQEFIVDDEAGIQNPVGMAGVRLEAKIHIVTGAVTSAHNIIKCANRSGLDVCDIVLESLASSEAVLTDEEKELGAAIIDLGGGTSDLAIFSGGNIRHTFVLGIGGNNLTNDLAIGLRTPHAEAEKIKKKYGTCITRNIHGEETIEVPGMGGRNPRKLPIQILGEILEPRMEEIFTLIKREIYRAGMENIISSGVVITGGSALLNGAADVAESILQLPTRLGKPRGIIGLVDIVNNSMYATGVGLVIYGARNQSIKKFRIRDGNIFNNIMTRMKRWFKDVI, from the coding sequence ATGGAGGGACAGGGAAAGATAATTGTCGGCCTTGATATCGGAACTACCAAGATTTGTGCCGTGGTCGGTGAATTGTCAGGGGATAAAATAAGCATCATCGGGATCGGCACTCATCCCTCAATCGGGCTTCGAAAAGGGGTGGTGGTTAATATTGAATCAACAGTAGAATCGATAAAAAAGGCTGTTGAAGAGGCTGAACTTATGGCTGGATGTGAAATTTCATCTGTTTATGCCGGAATCGCCGGAGGACATATAACCGGTTTTAACAGCCGCGGGATTGTAGCAATAAAGGGTTCGGAAATCACAAAACAAGACGTGGAACGTGTAATTGATGCGGCGCGGGCAGTTGCTATTCCCATGGATCGCGAAGTAATACATGTGCTTCCGCAGGAGTTCATTGTAGATGACGAAGCCGGCATCCAGAATCCTGTCGGCATGGCCGGTGTGCGATTGGAGGCAAAGATTCATATTGTTACAGGAGCTGTAACATCTGCCCATAACATTATAAAATGTGCAAATCGGTCAGGTCTTGATGTATGTGATATTGTTCTGGAGTCTCTTGCTTCAAGTGAAGCGGTTTTGACCGATGAAGAAAAGGAATTGGGAGCGGCCATTATCGACCTCGGCGGCGGCACTTCGGATCTGGCTATTTTTTCAGGTGGCAATATCAGACATACATTTGTACTTGGCATTGGAGGTAACAATCTTACGAATGATCTGGCAATCGGGCTGCGGACACCACATGCTGAAGCAGAAAAGATAAAGAAGAAATACGGGACCTGTATTACCCGCAATATACATGGTGAAGAAACAATCGAAGTGCCGGGCATGGGTGGGCGTAATCCCAGAAAACTCCCGATACAGATACTGGGAGAGATTTTAGAACCACGTATGGAAGAGATATTTACACTGATAAAAAGAGAAATATACAGGGCTGGCATGGAGAATATTATTTCATCAGGAGTGGTTATAACAGGAGGTTCAGCCCTTCTGAATGGAGCCGCTGATGTTGCGGAATCTATATTGCAACTTCCAACACGCCTTGGCAAACCCAGGGGAATCATAGGTCTTGTCGATATAGTGAATAATTCCATGTATGCTACAGGTGTCGGACTCGTTATATATGGCGCCAGGAATCAGAGCATAAAGAAATTCAGAATCCGTGACGGAAATATATTTAATAATATTATGACCAGGATGAAAAGATGGTTTAAAGATGTAATTTAA
- the murD gene encoding UDP-N-acetylmuramoyl-L-alanine--D-glutamate ligase: MQIANKNIVVVGLGKSGFAAACFLKKRGASVIVTDKAEEDKLEAYAPVLREMGIKMELGQHRIDTFEKSDLIVVSPGVPHDILPIKRAALKGIPILGEIELACRFIREPVVAVTGTNGKTTTTTLLGDMLKKSGQRVFVGGNIGNPLIEYADKGEKAEIIVAEISSFQLDTIDTFRPKVGVVLNITEDHLDRYSDFAAYAKSKARIFENQKESDVAVFNGLDPLIGSICKNIKSKKLSFYNQIADDAEINTFFKSLDFSSIKLSGKHNLENAYAASLASLAIGGSLEGIQSALSSFKGLPHRLEYVATINEVGFFNDSKATNVDAVARALETFSKPVILIMGGRDKGGNFRTLRDLVSRHVKRLIVFGEAKEDIASALGDITSTKRASSMEDAVLSAYHAASPGDVVLLSPACASFDMYTSYAKRGEDFCRAVGKINKSRLK, from the coding sequence ATGCAGATTGCCAATAAAAATATTGTAGTAGTGGGTCTGGGAAAGTCCGGGTTTGCGGCTGCCTGTTTTTTAAAGAAAAGGGGCGCGTCGGTTATTGTTACAGACAAAGCAGAAGAAGACAAACTGGAAGCTTATGCGCCTGTTTTGCGTGAAATGGGCATCAAGATGGAGCTTGGGCAGCATAGAATTGATACTTTTGAAAAATCGGATCTCATTGTTGTAAGCCCTGGGGTCCCTCATGATATTTTGCCGATAAAAAGAGCCGCGTTAAAGGGGATACCGATATTGGGAGAAATCGAGCTTGCCTGTAGATTTATACGGGAACCTGTTGTCGCGGTGACAGGCACTAACGGCAAGACCACAACCACAACACTTTTAGGAGACATGCTTAAAAAATCAGGCCAAAGGGTTTTTGTCGGAGGCAATATAGGCAATCCTTTAATTGAATATGCGGACAAAGGGGAAAAGGCTGAAATTATTGTGGCTGAAATAAGCAGTTTTCAGCTTGATACAATAGATACTTTCAGGCCAAAGGTGGGAGTAGTGCTGAACATTACTGAAGATCATCTTGACCGTTATTCTGATTTTGCGGCTTATGCCAAGTCTAAGGCGCGGATATTTGAAAACCAGAAGGAAAGTGATGTTGCCGTGTTTAATGGTCTTGACCCTCTTATAGGTTCTATATGTAAAAATATTAAAAGCAAAAAATTGTCCTTTTATAATCAGATCGCAGATGATGCTGAAATAAATACTTTTTTTAAATCTCTTGATTTTTCATCCATAAAGCTTTCGGGAAAACATAACCTGGAAAATGCTTATGCGGCATCGCTGGCATCGCTGGCGATTGGAGGGAGTTTAGAGGGGATACAATCGGCTTTAAGTAGTTTTAAAGGGCTTCCTCATCGGCTCGAATATGTTGCCACAATAAATGAGGTTGGTTTTTTCAACGATTCAAAGGCAACAAATGTTGATGCGGTCGCAAGGGCGCTTGAAACCTTCAGCAAGCCGGTAATTCTTATTATGGGAGGTCGTGATAAGGGCGGTAATTTTCGAACCCTCAGAGATTTGGTGAGCCGGCATGTTAAAAGGCTCATTGTTTTTGGAGAAGCAAAAGAGGATATAGCGTCCGCACTTGGCGATATAACATCAACAAAAAGGGCTTCTTCAATGGAGGATGCTGTGCTGTCGGCTTATCATGCAGCCTCTCCAGGAGATGTGGTTCTTCTATCTCCGGCATGCGCAAGCTTTGACATGTATACCAGCTATGCCAAGCGGGGAGAAGACTTTTGCAGGGCTGTCGGCAAAATAAATAAAAGCAGGCTGAAATGA
- the mraY gene encoding phospho-N-acetylmuramoyl-pentapeptide-transferase, with product MFYHLLYPLHETISVFNVFQYITFRTIYASLTALLICFFLGPWVIKKLTDRQIGQYIREDGPEAHSKKAGTPTMGGILIVFSVVISTLLWTDLSNFYIWIILLITIGYSVIGFIDDYLMQAKKRSKGLSGRNKLLLQATLAIGAGVLLFSHTGFTTTITIPFFKNMSPDIGWGYIFFTTLVIVGTSNAVNLTDGLDGLAIGPVIIVSATYMIFAYVAGHVKIADYLQINYVSGCGEITIFCGALAGAGLGFLWFNTYPAQIFMGDVGSLPIGAALGTAAVITKQEILLVLVGGLFVIEALSVIFQVGFFKMTNGRRIFKMAPLHHHFELKGWAEPKIIVRFWIISIMLALLSMSTLKLR from the coding sequence ATGTTTTATCATTTACTTTATCCGCTGCACGAAACAATTTCGGTTTTTAATGTATTTCAGTACATTACATTCCGAACCATCTATGCCAGCCTGACGGCTTTGTTGATCTGTTTTTTTCTTGGACCATGGGTTATCAAAAAACTCACAGACAGGCAGATCGGGCAGTATATCAGGGAAGATGGCCCTGAAGCGCACAGCAAAAAAGCAGGAACACCCACAATGGGCGGAATTCTGATTGTATTCTCGGTTGTAATATCGACACTTCTCTGGACTGATTTGTCAAATTTTTACATATGGATAATTCTTCTGATTACAATCGGGTACAGCGTTATAGGCTTTATTGATGACTATCTCATGCAGGCCAAGAAGAGAAGCAAGGGTTTAAGCGGTCGAAACAAGCTGCTGCTGCAGGCAACACTTGCAATCGGAGCAGGTGTTTTGCTTTTTTCTCACACCGGTTTCACTACAACCATAACCATACCCTTTTTTAAAAACATGTCTCCGGATATCGGCTGGGGATATATATTTTTTACAACCCTTGTGATCGTCGGGACTTCAAACGCCGTTAATCTTACGGACGGTCTTGACGGTCTTGCAATCGGGCCTGTGATCATAGTTTCGGCCACATACATGATTTTTGCCTATGTTGCCGGCCATGTCAAAATCGCCGATTATCTGCAGATCAATTATGTCTCCGGATGCGGGGAGATAACTATATTCTGCGGAGCGTTAGCCGGCGCAGGTCTCGGTTTTTTGTGGTTTAACACATATCCGGCACAGATTTTCATGGGGGATGTCGGCTCCCTTCCAATAGGGGCTGCACTTGGGACAGCAGCCGTTATTACAAAGCAGGAAATACTGCTTGTGCTTGTGGGGGGGCTGTTTGTAATTGAAGCGCTTTCCGTTATATTTCAGGTCGGCTTTTTCAAGATGACAAACGGCCGCAGGATTTTCAAAATGGCCCCTCTTCATCATCATTTTGAATTAAAAGGGTGGGCGGAGCCAAAAATCATAGTTCGATTCTGGATAATATCGATTATGCTTGCCCTTCTTTCCATGAGTACGCTGAAGCTCAGGTAG
- the ftsW gene encoding putative lipid II flippase FtsW, translating into MKKGKAEKIPVLRAYGAETGHYDVKLLFPVLFLVGIGIVMVYSASSALALKKFGSDYYFLKKQVLFSLLGILVLVACRHIPLKLIRSLTYPILILAVITLVAVKTTEFGYSVNGSTRWLRFGCLNFQPSEFARFALVIYLAYSMSKKKDVLKDFYIGFLPHFFILCMFTTLIFLQPDFGSVLILWIITWIMLYVGGARILHLLSPLIFLLPAAYFLMINSEYRLKRIISFWDPWQYSMNEGYQIIHSLMAFGTGGIWGTGIGKGYQKLFYLPEPHTDFIFSVIGEELGLCGVLIVIGLYSLILWKGINIAKNAGDYFESFMAVGITSAIAIQVCINMGVAVGLLPTKGLALPFLSYGGTSLLFSMASIGILNNIEASGLKGE; encoded by the coding sequence ATGAAAAAAGGCAAAGCAGAAAAAATACCGGTTTTAAGAGCCTATGGCGCGGAAACAGGACATTACGATGTCAAGCTTCTGTTTCCGGTGCTTTTCCTTGTGGGGATAGGAATTGTAATGGTTTACAGTGCCAGTTCAGCCCTTGCTCTTAAAAAGTTCGGCAGCGATTATTATTTTTTGAAAAAACAGGTCCTTTTTTCCCTGCTTGGTATCCTTGTTCTGGTTGCTTGCAGGCACATTCCATTGAAACTTATCCGTTCTTTAACATACCCGATTCTTATTCTGGCCGTTATTACTCTTGTAGCAGTGAAGACTACAGAATTTGGATATTCTGTGAATGGTTCAACGCGCTGGCTGCGGTTTGGTTGTTTAAATTTTCAGCCGTCGGAATTTGCCCGTTTTGCGCTGGTAATCTATCTGGCTTATTCCATGAGCAAAAAAAAGGATGTTCTCAAAGATTTTTATATAGGTTTTTTACCCCACTTTTTTATTCTTTGCATGTTTACAACCCTGATATTTCTTCAGCCTGATTTTGGGTCTGTGCTTATTCTCTGGATTATTACATGGATCATGCTTTATGTCGGTGGGGCACGCATTTTACATCTTTTGTCCCCTTTAATATTTTTACTCCCTGCTGCTTACTTTTTAATGATTAACTCAGAGTATCGCTTAAAACGTATCATCAGTTTCTGGGACCCGTGGCAGTATTCAATGAATGAGGGTTATCAGATCATCCATTCTCTCATGGCTTTTGGTACAGGTGGAATATGGGGCACAGGAATCGGAAAAGGTTACCAGAAACTATTTTATCTTCCTGAACCACATACGGATTTTATCTTTTCGGTCATTGGTGAAGAGCTTGGTTTGTGCGGGGTGCTGATTGTCATAGGGCTTTATTCTCTGATCTTATGGAAGGGCATAAATATCGCGAAAAACGCCGGGGATTATTTTGAGTCGTTTATGGCTGTCGGCATTACATCTGCAATAGCCATTCAGGTTTGCATTAATATGGGAGTTGCTGTCGGACTTTTGCCGACCAAGGGGCTTGCATTACCTTTTTTGAGTTATGGCGGGACATCGCTTTTATTCAGTATGGCATCAATAGGGATACTGAATAATATAGAAGCGTCAGGATTGAAGGGCGAATAA
- the murG gene encoding undecaprenyldiphospho-muramoylpentapeptide beta-N-acetylglucosaminyltransferase: MRIIIAGGGTGGHLFPGIAIADAFATRDKENRVLFVSTGNPFEIAILSKTVFKHKPITAEGIKGRGLWRQAVSVLKIPKAILESIMILKDFRPDLVAGVGGYSAGPVVIAAWLMGIKIVIHEQNILPGITNRILSGFADRIYVSFKDTRLERFRWLVPVEPEKILVSGNPVRKEILQPTIDPQDAGSADQLRKKPFTVLILGGSQGAHSINTAVLEAFEYLKEKDKYFFVHQTGSADEQDVKRAYMKSGISCMVKSFFDDMATQYHNADLVVCRAGATTVAEVAVIGKGVIFIPYPFAADDHQVLNAGSLENAGAAEMILQKDLAGKKLAERIEYYASNPGALKAMASKAKSIGRSNAAEAIVDDCYKLIRGLRD; encoded by the coding sequence ATGCGCATTATTATCGCAGGCGGTGGTACAGGAGGACATCTTTTTCCGGGTATAGCTATTGCAGACGCCTTTGCAACGCGGGATAAGGAGAACAGAGTTCTTTTCGTCAGCACAGGCAATCCTTTTGAAATAGCTATTTTATCAAAAACTGTTTTTAAACATAAACCTATTACAGCAGAAGGGATCAAGGGCAGGGGATTATGGAGGCAGGCTGTTTCGGTCTTAAAAATACCAAAAGCAATACTTGAATCCATCATGATTCTTAAGGATTTCAGGCCCGACCTTGTTGCAGGGGTCGGCGGTTATTCTGCCGGACCGGTTGTTATAGCGGCATGGCTTATGGGCATTAAGATCGTCATCCATGAGCAGAATATTCTGCCTGGAATTACAAATCGCATTTTATCCGGTTTTGCGGACAGAATATATGTATCCTTTAAAGACACAAGATTAGAGAGATTCCGATGGCTTGTCCCTGTTGAACCGGAAAAAATACTTGTTTCAGGGAATCCGGTACGCAAGGAGATTCTGCAACCCACAATAGATCCGCAGGATGCAGGTTCGGCTGATCAATTGCGGAAAAAACCTTTTACAGTACTGATTCTTGGGGGAAGCCAGGGGGCTCACAGCATAAATACGGCTGTTTTAGAAGCTTTTGAATATTTGAAGGAAAAGGATAAATATTTTTTTGTGCATCAGACCGGATCTGCCGACGAACAAGATGTAAAAAGAGCATACATGAAAAGCGGTATTTCCTGCATGGTTAAATCTTTTTTCGACGATATGGCCACGCAGTATCATAATGCCGACCTGGTTGTTTGCAGGGCAGGCGCGACAACTGTGGCCGAAGTCGCGGTCATAGGCAAGGGGGTTATTTTCATACCATATCCTTTTGCCGCCGACGATCATCAGGTTTTAAATGCAGGTTCACTTGAAAATGCAGGTGCGGCTGAAATGATACTTCAAAAAGATCTTGCCGGTAAAAAGCTTGCCGAAAGAATCGAGTACTATGCATCAAATCCAGGAGCCCTTAAGGCTATGGCTTCCAAGGCAAAGTCCATCGGCAGATCCAATGCGGCTGAGGCTATTGTTGACGATTGTTACAAGTTGATTAGGGGATTAAGGGATTGA
- the ftsZ gene encoding cell division protein FtsZ, with protein sequence MMFTFVENNKSAKIKVIGVGGAGGNAINNMIDSRLQGVKFIAVNTDSQALDISRAPTKIQIGDKITEGLGAGANPQVGRDAALESADAIREALEDSHMVFITAGFGGGTGTGAAPVIAEICKDIKALTVAVVSKPFSFEGKKRAMQAEEGIEMLKDVADTVITIPNDRLRGLASKNAKMIEMFKRADEVLLHSVKGITDLIMMPGLVNLDFADIRTIMSKAGLAIMGIGVASGENRATEAAERAISHPLLEDISIAGAKGVLMNITCPSDLTMEEMAEASERIYREVGEDADIIWGAVIDDALADELSVTVIATGIGDSSKSSTRKNSLAQHCLRGRIRDITPADLQNVVDYDAPTFIRQKEAVGESSGAVYRGYKGTIIDNDFDVPTFLRKKAD encoded by the coding sequence ATTATGTTTACATTTGTGGAAAATAATAAATCTGCAAAGATCAAGGTTATTGGCGTAGGAGGGGCCGGAGGAAATGCAATCAACAACATGATTGATTCCAGGCTTCAGGGGGTAAAATTTATAGCAGTCAATACAGATTCCCAGGCTCTTGATATCTCAAGGGCGCCGACCAAGATCCAGATAGGAGATAAAATCACAGAGGGCCTTGGCGCCGGCGCTAACCCCCAGGTAGGCAGAGACGCAGCCCTGGAAAGTGCGGACGCAATAAGAGAGGCCCTTGAAGACAGCCATATGGTATTTATTACCGCAGGATTTGGAGGTGGCACCGGCACCGGCGCTGCGCCGGTTATTGCTGAAATTTGTAAAGATATTAAGGCGCTGACGGTTGCGGTTGTGTCCAAACCTTTTTCGTTTGAAGGAAAAAAAAGAGCTATGCAGGCGGAAGAAGGGATTGAAATGTTAAAGGATGTTGCCGATACCGTGATTACAATACCCAACGACAGGCTAAGAGGCCTGGCATCCAAAAATGCCAAAATGATTGAAATGTTTAAGAGAGCAGATGAAGTGTTGCTTCATTCAGTCAAGGGGATTACCGATCTTATCATGATGCCCGGCCTGGTAAACCTTGACTTTGCCGATATAAGAACAATTATGTCAAAGGCTGGTCTGGCCATCATGGGTATTGGCGTCGCAAGTGGTGAAAACCGAGCAACCGAGGCTGCTGAACGGGCAATATCTCATCCTCTGCTGGAAGATATTTCCATTGCCGGCGCTAAGGGTGTATTAATGAATATAACATGCCCCAGTGATTTAACAATGGAAGAGATGGCAGAAGCTTCAGAACGGATATATCGTGAAGTTGGTGAAGATGCGGATATTATATGGGGTGCGGTAATTGATGACGCGCTTGCTGATGAGTTGAGCGTAACAGTCATTGCGACAGGAATAGGCGATAGTTCTAAATCATCAACACGGAAAAATAGTCTTGCCCAGCATTGTCTGAGAGGCAGGATCAGAGATATAACCCCTGCTGATTTGCAAAATGTTGTAGACTATGATGCGCCGACATTTATAAGACAGAAAGAGGCGGTTGGTGAATCCTCCGGTGCCGTATACAGAGGGTATAAGGGAACAATAATTGACAATGATTTTGATGTCCCCACCTTTTTAAGAAAGAAGGCGGATTAG
- the murB gene encoding UDP-N-acetylmuramate dehydrogenase: MLNPDSKKWLAKLFGKNVKFNEPMSRHTSLRVGGPAWAFVTPESFEKFLELIKWSEKKGIYCMVIGGGTNLLVKDSGINGIVVVLNKCLDGIAVTGGGKGSVIVTAMAGTRLHTLCSFAIDNGFEGMNFALGIPGTVGGAIIMNAGTAYGATADAIDSIKVLLPAGETRVILRQNLRFAYRKLSWDRKITDIDNGQPIILSGCFSLRPSDPQGLKKQAMEILKARKKTQPSGFPSAGCFFKNPAFGKTAGELIDLAGLKGKSIGGAKISSKHANFIINKGNASAADMLALMELIQGEVLKIFNIELESEITIAGG, encoded by the coding sequence ATGCTTAATCCTGACTCAAAAAAATGGCTCGCAAAGCTTTTTGGCAAAAACGTCAAATTCAACGAACCTATGTCCAGGCACACCTCTTTACGGGTTGGCGGGCCTGCCTGGGCTTTTGTAACCCCTGAAAGTTTTGAAAAATTTTTGGAGCTTATCAAATGGTCTGAGAAAAAGGGGATTTACTGCATGGTAATCGGCGGCGGCACAAATCTTCTTGTAAAGGACAGCGGCATAAACGGGATTGTGGTTGTTCTTAATAAGTGTCTCGACGGCATTGCCGTAACAGGCGGCGGAAAGGGCTCTGTAATTGTAACAGCCATGGCCGGCACAAGGCTTCATACCCTTTGTTCTTTTGCCATAGACAACGGTTTTGAAGGAATGAATTTTGCTCTTGGCATTCCCGGAACCGTCGGAGGCGCCATTATAATGAATGCCGGCACTGCTTACGGAGCAACGGCCGATGCTATTGATTCCATAAAGGTTTTACTGCCCGCAGGGGAAACCAGAGTTATTTTAAGGCAAAATTTGCGGTTTGCTTACAGAAAACTCTCATGGGACAGGAAGATAACAGATATTGATAACGGGCAACCGATTATATTAAGCGGCTGTTTTTCTCTGCGTCCTTCGGACCCGCAAGGGTTGAAAAAGCAGGCTATGGAAATCTTGAAGGCACGCAAAAAAACACAGCCTTCGGGCTTTCCAAGCGCTGGATGTTTTTTTAAAAATCCTGCATTCGGCAAAACAGCAGGGGAGCTTATTGATCTGGCAGGGCTTAAAGGGAAATCGATCGGGGGCGCAAAGATATCATCAAAACATGCAAATTTTATCATTAATAAAGGTAATGCATCGGCAGCAGATATGCTCGCGCTGATGGAACTCATTCAGGGGGAAGTGTTGAAAATTTTTAACATAGAGCTTGAATCGGAAATTACAATAGCCGGGGGATAA
- a CDS encoding FtsQ-type POTRA domain-containing protein produces the protein MRQNYYKNSLAKRRAKVIRRIIACFKIMAAVSLVTAMSIVFIFGYDLLTQCDYFRANSIIVKGTNRLSQNQIIKHAGIDAGINIFSVNLFATRKRLLAHPWIDDAEVMRELPDGINIRIKEHKPLAIIDLGRKFLINDHGEIFKELAASDPDNLPIIIGLEFSDLDVSGLDVSGKFRNIPFNAVMDVLQLGQRPGSIIPNKLLKVISVDREIGITLYAFNGIKAISLGYNNYPGKYERLKNVLFYMEKGLMFSDFDTIDLNNLDRIVVNPVKIESPAMDYKEA, from the coding sequence ATGCGACAAAACTATTATAAAAACAGCCTGGCAAAAAGGCGCGCTAAAGTTATTCGGCGCATTATTGCCTGTTTCAAAATTATGGCTGCGGTTTCCCTGGTCACGGCTATGAGCATTGTTTTCATTTTTGGTTATGACCTGTTGACTCAGTGTGATTATTTCAGGGCAAACAGCATAATCGTTAAGGGAACGAACAGACTTTCCCAAAATCAGATAATTAAGCATGCCGGTATTGATGCTGGAATAAATATTTTTTCTGTAAATCTTTTTGCAACAAGAAAAAGATTGTTGGCACATCCATGGATCGACGATGCCGAAGTAATGAGGGAACTGCCGGATGGAATAAATATAAGGATAAAGGAGCATAAACCTCTTGCCATCATAGACCTTGGCCGCAAATTTCTGATAAACGATCATGGAGAGATATTTAAAGAGTTAGCAGCCTCAGATCCCGACAATTTGCCGATTATTATCGGTCTTGAGTTTTCTGATCTGGATGTTTCTGGTCTGGATGTTTCCGGAAAATTCCGCAACATACCTTTTAATGCAGTAATGGATGTATTGCAACTCGGGCAAAGACCGGGATCAATTATTCCAAACAAATTATTAAAAGTAATCAGTGTTGACAGGGAAATAGGCATTACACTTTATGCGTTTAACGGTATCAAAGCTATAAGCCTTGGATATAATAACTATCCAGGCAAGTATGAAAGACTTAAAAACGTTCTTTTCTATATGGAGAAAGGACTGATGTTTTCAGATTTTGATACTATAGACTTGAACAATTTGGATCGCATTGTGGTAAATCCGGTTAAAATTGAATCACCGGCTATGGATTATAAGGAGGCTTAA